The Edaphobacter sp. 12200R-103 genome contains a region encoding:
- a CDS encoding methyl-accepting chemotaxis protein, translating into MKLEQKLGLATGALIFAMLLSAFTATMRIQEANRLAASATTQHIPINSATRDLRLQMLYSIHALESYMLFGIDPTSSATFRHARKQYLSQADDSMAKLTKYADGNNLGYDTTRIHEIASGLASLKSLEEKVEQLNETKTSQGTAQAYDIFQNQVLPLEKSMFSMTGDLGDSQMTQADMEIAQLQHANSSTLWTLWIATIIGALVGGCISFMLSRRITRSIDLVAERADAIAGGDLTGDELSHLYGSDQIGTLARAMQKMQSNLSSIIGTVVETAGALTGSTASMRSASDQIHRRIDQQSQQTQQAATAMQEMSASIAEVSRHTQSAAETARSAAQTARDGGDIVKQVLGSMHSIASAVSETSSTVGLLGEDSKRISQIVTVIDEIARKTNLLALNAAIEAARAGDHGRGFAVVAGEVRRLAESTAQATGEIATMIQEIQDRTRVAISSMESGTGTVQQGVLTTNQAGEALERIIGMAERVDKMITQIAIAASQQAAAADQSSASLDSIHSLSNENLAGMATTASGIESLRTTAVTLEEQVDRFRLQSNTVKMARPGSVLTVQPNHAAQAA; encoded by the coding sequence ATGAAACTCGAACAGAAACTTGGCCTGGCGACAGGCGCTCTGATCTTCGCCATGCTCCTAAGCGCCTTTACGGCAACCATGCGGATCCAGGAGGCGAATCGCCTCGCCGCCAGCGCCACGACCCAGCATATTCCGATCAATTCGGCAACGCGCGATCTCCGGCTGCAGATGCTCTACAGCATCCATGCGCTCGAGTCGTACATGCTGTTCGGCATTGACCCAACTTCGTCGGCCACATTCCGTCACGCCCGCAAGCAGTACCTATCCCAGGCAGACGACTCGATGGCGAAGCTTACGAAATATGCCGACGGCAACAACCTGGGCTACGACACCACGCGCATCCATGAGATCGCATCCGGACTGGCCTCGCTAAAGTCTCTCGAAGAGAAGGTGGAACAGCTCAACGAGACTAAAACCTCGCAGGGCACTGCGCAGGCCTACGACATCTTCCAGAACCAGGTGCTTCCGCTTGAGAAGTCGATGTTCTCGATGACTGGCGACCTTGGCGATTCCCAGATGACGCAGGCCGATATGGAGATCGCGCAGCTGCAGCACGCGAACAGCTCGACGCTATGGACCCTCTGGATCGCGACCATCATCGGTGCTCTCGTGGGTGGCTGCATCTCGTTCATGCTGTCTCGCCGCATTACCCGCTCCATCGATCTCGTCGCTGAACGAGCGGATGCTATCGCAGGTGGGGACCTGACCGGAGATGAGCTGAGTCATCTGTACGGTAGTGACCAGATCGGCACACTCGCCCGCGCCATGCAGAAGATGCAGTCGAACCTCAGCTCCATCATCGGGACAGTCGTTGAGACGGCAGGCGCGCTGACAGGAAGCACAGCCTCCATGCGCTCCGCCTCCGATCAGATCCATCGCCGGATCGACCAGCAGAGTCAGCAGACACAACAGGCTGCCACGGCCATGCAGGAGATGTCGGCCTCGATCGCCGAGGTCTCGCGCCATACGCAGTCTGCCGCAGAGACAGCTCGCAGCGCGGCACAGACGGCGCGCGATGGCGGCGATATCGTCAAACAGGTGCTCGGCTCCATGCACTCCATCGCCTCTGCCGTGAGCGAAACCTCATCGACGGTGGGCCTGCTGGGTGAGGACTCCAAGCGCATCTCGCAGATCGTTACTGTGATCGACGAGATCGCCCGCAAGACCAACCTTCTGGCTCTCAACGCCGCGATTGAGGCGGCCCGCGCCGGCGATCACGGACGTGGATTCGCCGTTGTCGCCGGCGAAGTTCGCCGCCTGGCCGAGAGCACGGCCCAGGCTACTGGTGAGATCGCAACCATGATCCAGGAGATCCAGGACCGCACCCGTGTCGCAATCTCCAGCATGGAGAGCGGCACCGGCACCGTGCAGCAGGGCGTGTTGACTACCAACCAGGCCGGCGAGGCGCTCGAGCGCATCATCGGAATGGCGGAGCGCGTGGACAAGATGATCACCCAGATTGCAATTGCAGCTTCGCAACAGGCAGCCGCGGCCGACCAGTCGTCGGCGAGCCTGGACTCCATCCACTCGCTCAGCAACGAGAACCTTGCAGGTATGGCAACCACCGCCTCAGGGATCGAGTCGCTGCGCACAACCGCCGTCACGCTGGAAGAGCAGGTGGATCGCTTCCGCCTGCAGTCCAACACGGTAAAGATGGCACGTCCCGGCAGTGTATTAACAGTGCAACCGAACCACGCCGCACAGGCGGCATAA
- a CDS encoding energy transducer TonB, whose amino-acid sequence MLLSRRSLCSLFLLALLAASSSTVLAAGRRTVVSKVAPVYPEIARRMHVGGVVVLQLTVAPDGSVTDAKVESGHALLGNAAQEAVRRWRFEPAADTTSMTVDVNFNAQ is encoded by the coding sequence TTGTTACTCTCTCGCCGTTCTCTCTGCTCGCTCTTCCTCTTAGCCCTGCTGGCAGCTAGTTCCAGCACCGTTCTGGCTGCGGGACGCCGCACGGTTGTCAGCAAGGTCGCTCCTGTTTATCCCGAGATCGCACGTCGCATGCATGTCGGGGGCGTCGTTGTGCTTCAGTTGACGGTTGCTCCGGATGGCTCCGTGACCGACGCCAAGGTGGAATCGGGCCATGCCCTGCTGGGTAACGCCGCGCAGGAGGCCGTGCGCCGCTGGCGCTTCGAGCCCGCAGCGGATACCACCAGCATGACGGTGGACGTGAACTTCAATGCCCAGTAA
- a CDS encoding class IV adenylate cyclase, whose protein sequence is MANAEIELKLPITDPQSLQSRLRELGFHLQTPRTFEHNTLYDTPSRELRSRTEILRIRQYGDTYTVTHKGLADPQSAPSSSRYKVRIETETTLGDGEALASIFERLGYQPVFTYEKYRTEWSDGSEPSGHVVVDETPIGNYAEIEGPIDWIDRTLTALHIDPATCITDSYGTLFLNWKQRTGSSAENLTFAEIPAPVMAAH, encoded by the coding sequence ATGGCGAATGCTGAGATTGAACTCAAGCTCCCCATCACCGATCCACAATCTCTTCAATCGCGGCTTCGCGAGTTGGGATTCCATCTACAGACGCCACGCACCTTCGAACACAATACGCTCTACGACACGCCTTCGCGCGAGCTGCGGTCCCGCACCGAGATTCTTCGGATACGTCAGTATGGTGACACCTACACCGTGACGCACAAAGGCCTCGCGGATCCTCAGAGTGCACCCAGCTCTTCGCGCTACAAGGTACGAATCGAGACCGAAACCACGCTTGGCGATGGAGAGGCCCTGGCCTCCATCTTCGAACGCCTCGGATATCAGCCGGTCTTCACCTACGAGAAGTACCGCACCGAGTGGTCTGACGGCTCCGAGCCCTCAGGCCATGTAGTCGTCGACGAAACCCCCATCGGGAACTATGCGGAGATTGAAGGACCGATCGACTGGATCGATCGCACGCTAACTGCTCTCCATATCGATCCGGCAACCTGCATCACCGACAGCTACGGAACGCTCTTCCTCAACTGGAAACAACGTACCGGAAGCTCTGCCGAAAATCTTACGTTTGCCGAGATTCCAGCTCCTGTCATGGCCGCGCATTAA
- a CDS encoding L-threonylcarbamoyladenylate synthase encodes MAGGKTERLTGEQGIVRAAEILRSGGTAAFPTETVYGLGANALDPVAVAKIFAAKERPGWDPVIAHVSDRGMVDQIAEVSNEAGRLMEAFWPGPLTLLLPRKATVPDLVTAGRSLVGVRMPAHPLALELIRHAGVPIAAPSANRFGRTSPTTAAHVFEDLDGRIDAVLDGGPTHVGLESTVIGPAEDNSGWLIYRPGGVSKEALERVLGASRVKMFRPAELQGAPESLPSPGVGIRHYAPRARLVLVNVAGEESVPLEQRLVETIDRLGDSKAEIGVMLPDGWNASTAPLIFRWGPWTKGEVLARRLFAGLRELDDADATVIVCPVPEFGGIGEAIRDRLQKAAREK; translated from the coding sequence ATGGCCGGTGGAAAAACAGAGCGCCTTACAGGCGAGCAGGGAATTGTACGCGCCGCAGAGATTCTGCGTAGCGGAGGAACGGCCGCGTTCCCGACCGAGACCGTCTACGGTCTGGGAGCGAATGCTCTTGATCCTGTTGCGGTTGCGAAGATATTCGCTGCCAAGGAGCGGCCCGGCTGGGACCCGGTCATCGCGCATGTCAGCGACCGTGGGATGGTAGATCAGATAGCGGAAGTTTCCAACGAGGCCGGACGGCTGATGGAGGCGTTCTGGCCGGGGCCACTGACCTTACTGCTTCCACGGAAAGCGACTGTGCCGGATTTGGTCACGGCAGGTCGGTCGTTGGTTGGTGTGAGGATGCCGGCGCATCCTCTGGCTCTGGAGCTTATTCGCCACGCCGGAGTTCCGATTGCCGCTCCGAGCGCGAACCGCTTCGGGCGGACGAGTCCGACGACCGCGGCTCACGTGTTTGAGGACCTGGATGGCCGCATCGACGCGGTTTTGGACGGAGGGCCAACCCACGTGGGGCTTGAATCGACCGTGATCGGGCCCGCAGAGGATAATTCCGGCTGGCTGATCTATCGGCCCGGCGGAGTCTCGAAGGAGGCACTGGAGCGGGTGCTCGGTGCCAGTAGGGTGAAGATGTTTCGTCCGGCGGAGCTACAGGGCGCGCCGGAGAGTCTGCCCTCGCCGGGAGTGGGGATTCGGCACTACGCTCCGCGGGCGAGACTGGTCCTGGTAAACGTAGCTGGGGAAGAGAGCGTCCCGCTGGAACAGCGGCTGGTGGAGACGATCGACCGGCTCGGAGACTCAAAGGCGGAGATCGGTGTCATGCTGCCGGATGGCTGGAATGCTTCCACTGCTCCCTTGATCTTCCGCTGGGGACCGTGGACAAAGGGAGAGGTGCTTGCGCGACGTTTGTTTGCCGGGTTGCGCGAGCTGGATGACGCGGATGCAACCGTGATCGTCTGCCCGGTGCCGGAGTTCGGGGGAATCGGTGAGGCGATTCGCGACCGCCTGCAGAAGGCGGCGCGCGAGAAGTGA
- a CDS encoding DNA polymerase III subunit delta' produces MAEKQETRVEAPADFNSFLGNSSAVEHLRTAVAAGRFPHALILAGPRGAGKYTLALMLAMAIECERQPRELHSYNPALGSNGQSLASFCGRCRNCTRIATAFALDDEIDKAVAAREELREVDKKETRVLIQPHPDVLIIPPDPPQLLIKLGQVRTLIQSANYLPAEAPKKVFIITASSFMKEAANSLLKVLEEPPATVHIILLAENPGELLPTIRSRAALVRLGALPVEEVEMLLRDRRSDVPPKQRTLIARLAQGAAGRALSFDLQGYTAARADAMLLLRQATTEPDHTALFKMTETYRAGAEGQQKTTELLRTLTLLLEDILLIQSGTPELVRNTDLRAELERIAQSVSFQWIEQASRSIDQVWSGMRRNLLRSLSLDSFAGQLAATAGQI; encoded by the coding sequence ATGGCGGAGAAACAGGAGACCAGGGTGGAAGCTCCTGCCGATTTCAATTCCTTCCTCGGCAACAGCTCCGCCGTCGAGCATCTTCGGACGGCGGTAGCAGCGGGACGATTCCCCCACGCCCTCATTCTCGCTGGGCCGCGAGGAGCGGGCAAATACACGCTCGCCCTCATGCTTGCCATGGCCATCGAGTGCGAGCGTCAGCCGCGCGAGCTTCACTCCTACAATCCAGCCCTGGGGTCCAACGGACAGTCTCTCGCCAGCTTCTGCGGCAGATGCCGCAACTGCACCCGCATCGCCACCGCCTTTGCTCTCGACGATGAGATCGACAAAGCCGTAGCCGCCCGCGAAGAGCTTCGCGAGGTCGATAAAAAAGAGACCCGCGTTCTCATTCAGCCTCATCCCGACGTCCTCATCATTCCGCCCGATCCCCCTCAGCTTCTCATCAAGCTCGGCCAGGTGCGCACTCTCATCCAGAGCGCCAACTATCTTCCCGCCGAGGCGCCGAAGAAGGTATTTATCATTACCGCCTCCAGCTTCATGAAGGAGGCAGCCAACTCCCTCCTCAAGGTGCTTGAGGAGCCGCCCGCGACCGTACATATCATCCTGCTGGCGGAGAATCCCGGGGAGCTTCTACCCACCATCCGCTCCCGTGCCGCGCTTGTGCGCCTCGGCGCTCTGCCGGTCGAGGAGGTCGAGATGCTGCTCCGCGATCGCCGCTCCGACGTCCCGCCGAAACAGCGCACCCTCATCGCCCGCCTCGCCCAGGGAGCAGCGGGCCGAGCCCTCAGCTTCGATCTTCAGGGGTATACTGCGGCCCGCGCCGACGCTATGCTTCTTCTCCGACAGGCAACCACGGAGCCGGACCACACCGCACTCTTCAAGATGACGGAGACCTACCGCGCCGGAGCCGAGGGTCAGCAGAAGACCACCGAACTCCTCCGCACCCTGACACTTCTGCTGGAAGACATTCTCCTCATCCAGTCTGGAACTCCGGAGCTGGTCCGCAATACCGACCTTCGCGCAGAGCTCGAGCGCATCGCCCAATCGGTCTCCTTCCAGTGGATTGAGCAGGCCTCCCGTTCCATCGACCAGGTCTGGAGCGGAATGCGCCGCAACCTCCTGCGCTCGCTCTCACTCGATTCCTTCGCGGGCCAGCTCGCCGCAACGGCCGGGCAGATTTAA
- a CDS encoding glycoside hydrolase family 32 protein: MVSKSRRKFLLNMAGAATLAGVAGDLGASESATASLPVPLSQDPLRPQYHLLPAKNWMNDPNGPIYWKGKYHMFFQYNPNAAIWGDMHWDHAVSEDMIHWRHMAVAIAPTPGGPDEEGVFSGTAFVQDGRVGMMYTGVKKSLLRDATIKDSSLRETQCIAFANDEELSSFTKVAEPVIATPPVGMQVNGFRDPSPWRQGDWWYTPIASGFPDIGGAILLYRSKDLRSWEFVKVFAQREPSFEAYIPWDVWECPEFFSLGDRHVLLFSTMGKAFWQTGQFDSETLTFTPEQMGILDYGSYYAPKTQLDASGNRILWGWIQESRPVAQYKSAGWAGMMSLPRVMSLAADGTLRYKVADSADALRGQELRLRGKERTTVRIKGCCGEAIYRTRRKMAPFKLVIEGDRSKERWIEVEFDPSYPDKIFIDARPLKLSIEERETIEIRLHIDSSVIELIVSERIAWTKRFYYEGAVQDALLRWEGQDSLESVSLWPLKPISATRLA; the protein is encoded by the coding sequence ATGGTAAGTAAAAGTCGTCGCAAATTTCTTCTGAACATGGCCGGCGCCGCAACGCTTGCCGGCGTCGCCGGCGATCTGGGAGCTTCGGAGTCCGCGACCGCTTCTCTGCCTGTTCCGTTATCTCAGGATCCGCTCCGTCCTCAATACCATCTGCTTCCCGCGAAGAACTGGATGAACGATCCTAACGGCCCAATCTATTGGAAGGGCAAGTACCACATGTTTTTCCAATACAACCCGAATGCTGCGATCTGGGGAGATATGCACTGGGATCATGCCGTCAGTGAGGACATGATTCACTGGAGGCATATGGCGGTGGCAATCGCTCCTACGCCGGGTGGACCCGATGAGGAGGGAGTCTTCAGCGGGACCGCTTTTGTCCAGGATGGCAGAGTAGGAATGATGTACACCGGCGTGAAGAAGTCCCTGTTAAGGGATGCAACGATCAAGGATTCCTCTTTGCGCGAGACGCAATGCATTGCCTTTGCGAATGACGAAGAGCTTTCCAGCTTTACTAAGGTCGCCGAACCGGTGATCGCGACGCCTCCTGTGGGAATGCAGGTAAATGGCTTTCGCGATCCGTCTCCCTGGAGGCAGGGAGACTGGTGGTATACGCCGATCGCTTCCGGCTTTCCCGATATTGGTGGAGCCATACTTCTGTATCGCTCGAAGGACCTGCGATCATGGGAGTTTGTGAAGGTCTTCGCTCAGCGAGAACCATCTTTTGAGGCTTATATCCCATGGGATGTCTGGGAGTGCCCGGAGTTTTTCTCCCTGGGGGATCGACACGTACTTCTGTTCTCCACGATGGGGAAGGCGTTCTGGCAGACCGGCCAGTTCGATAGTGAGACGCTGACGTTTACGCCGGAGCAGATGGGGATTCTGGACTATGGAAGCTATTACGCCCCCAAAACTCAACTGGACGCCAGTGGGAACCGCATTCTCTGGGGATGGATCCAGGAGTCACGCCCGGTTGCTCAATATAAGAGCGCCGGATGGGCGGGTATGATGTCGCTTCCGAGGGTGATGTCTCTGGCTGCGGACGGCACCCTGCGTTACAAAGTGGCAGACTCCGCAGATGCGCTGCGAGGTCAGGAATTGCGGCTGCGCGGAAAAGAGAGGACGACGGTCAGGATCAAGGGCTGCTGTGGGGAAGCGATCTACCGGACCAGACGGAAGATGGCCCCGTTCAAGCTGGTGATCGAAGGTGACCGCTCGAAAGAGAGATGGATTGAGGTCGAATTCGACCCGTCCTACCCGGATAAGATCTTTATCGATGCAAGACCGCTGAAGCTGTCTATAGAGGAGAGAGAGACCATTGAGATTCGCCTTCACATCGATAGCTCGGTGATTGAGCTGATTGTGAGCGAGCGAATCGCCTGGACGAAACGCTTCTACTACGAAGGCGCCGTGCAGGATGCCCTGCTGCGATGGGAAGGGCAGGACTCTCTGGAATCGGTCTCCTTATGGCCACTCAAGCCGATATCGGCGACGCGCCTGGCGTGA
- the pdxS gene encoding pyridoxal 5'-phosphate synthase lyase subunit PdxS translates to MADHTSNGNLGSSSLRLKTGLAEMLKGGVIMDVMNVVQAEIAEEAGATSVMALERVPAMIRAEGGVARMANPKLIKGIIAAVSIPVMAKARIGHFAEAQVLQELGVDFIDESEVLTPADETYHIDKHAFTTPFVCGARNLGEACRRIAEGAAMIRTKGEAGTGDVVHAVQHMRQIVREMKALTVLDEGELYNQAKLHQAPYELIRMVAQTGKLPVPNFSAGGIATPADAALMMQLGAEAVFVGSGIFMKERATPLDVENNPKEREEAVSRAKAIVIATTHYNDPKIVAEASETVTGTMKGLAAAALEEHELLQTRGW, encoded by the coding sequence ATGGCAGACCACACCTCAAACGGCAATCTCGGATCCTCTTCCCTTCGTCTCAAGACCGGCCTGGCCGAGATGCTCAAAGGCGGCGTGATCATGGACGTCATGAACGTCGTTCAGGCTGAGATCGCCGAAGAGGCCGGCGCCACCTCCGTCATGGCGCTCGAGCGCGTTCCGGCCATGATCCGCGCCGAAGGCGGCGTCGCCCGCATGGCGAACCCCAAGCTCATCAAGGGCATCATCGCAGCCGTCTCCATTCCCGTCATGGCGAAGGCCCGCATCGGCCACTTCGCCGAAGCCCAGGTCCTCCAGGAGCTCGGCGTCGACTTCATCGACGAGTCCGAGGTTCTCACCCCCGCCGACGAGACCTACCACATCGACAAACACGCCTTCACCACTCCCTTCGTCTGCGGCGCCCGCAACCTCGGCGAGGCCTGCCGCCGCATCGCTGAAGGCGCAGCCATGATCCGCACCAAGGGCGAGGCCGGAACCGGCGACGTCGTCCACGCCGTCCAGCACATGCGCCAGATTGTCCGCGAGATGAAGGCTCTCACCGTCCTCGACGAGGGCGAGCTCTACAACCAGGCCAAGCTCCACCAGGCGCCCTACGAACTCATCCGCATGGTCGCCCAGACCGGCAAGCTCCCCGTCCCCAACTTCTCCGCCGGTGGCATCGCCACCCCCGCTGACGCCGCCCTCATGATGCAGCTGGGCGCCGAGGCCGTCTTCGTCGGCTCCGGAATCTTCATGAAGGAGCGTGCCACCCCGCTCGACGTCGAGAACAACCCCAAGGAGCGCGAAGAGGCTGTCTCCCGCGCCAAGGCTATCGTCATCGCCACTACCCACTACAACGACCCCAAGATCGTAGCCGAAGCTTCCGAGACCGTCACCGGTACCATGAAGGGCCTCGCCGCGGCCGCCCTCGAAGAGCACGAACTCCTCCAGACCCGCGGCTGGTGA
- a CDS encoding glycosyltransferase — MAPELTIVIPAKNEAGMLPRLLKSLERQDYPGMPETRVIVADAGSIDGTVEVALSFRDRLLVEVIEGGLPSVGRNAGARLATTPYVLFLDADVELPEPTLLRRALWRMRRRKLHLVTTSIGCREGNLFDDLLYAGNNFMQHLGSLLKPFATGMFMLFDREAFHALGGFNEKALFAEDYLLSKRVARIRFRIVRGKVLTTNRRFQKLGHGRMVWMFFKTMMHSWNDKYFLRDQGYWEESEV; from the coding sequence ATGGCCCCTGAATTGACGATTGTGATTCCGGCGAAGAACGAAGCCGGGATGCTGCCCAGGTTGCTGAAGTCGCTCGAAAGACAGGATTATCCTGGGATGCCGGAGACCAGGGTGATTGTCGCGGACGCTGGTTCGATCGATGGCACCGTTGAAGTCGCGCTCAGCTTTCGGGACCGCTTGTTGGTGGAGGTGATTGAGGGCGGGCTGCCATCGGTGGGAAGAAACGCCGGCGCGCGGCTGGCAACGACGCCGTATGTGTTGTTTCTGGACGCGGATGTGGAGCTTCCGGAGCCGACGCTGCTGCGGCGCGCTCTGTGGAGGATGAGGAGAAGGAAGCTGCACCTTGTAACCACCAGCATCGGATGCCGCGAAGGGAACCTGTTTGACGACCTGCTGTATGCGGGTAACAACTTCATGCAGCATCTCGGCTCGCTTCTGAAACCGTTTGCGACGGGGATGTTTATGCTCTTCGATCGCGAGGCATTCCATGCGCTGGGAGGCTTCAACGAGAAGGCGCTGTTCGCAGAAGACTACCTGCTTTCAAAGAGGGTAGCCCGCATACGGTTCCGGATTGTGCGCGGGAAGGTGCTGACGACCAATCGCAGATTTCAGAAGCTGGGTCATGGACGGATGGTATGGATGTTCTTCAAGACCATGATGCACAGCTGGAACGACAAGTATTTTTTGCGGGATCAGGGGTACTGGGAGGAGTCGGAGGTTTAG
- a CDS encoding PaaI family thioesterase, with protein sequence MPMPDDCRHAPASTKGRSTIDERANHCFGCGPENPQGLHLVFSTDTSVPGHPTATAHFQLDRLHEGPPGYVHGGIIATLLDEAMSKINRPLNVLAVTRHMEIDYLRPVPLYQSLTVTSHHLHREGRKLFHRAEILSSDGTTLARGKGIFIELDRALLARAGFTQPED encoded by the coding sequence ATGCCTATGCCCGACGACTGCCGCCACGCTCCAGCCTCGACAAAAGGCCGTTCGACCATAGACGAGCGTGCGAATCACTGCTTCGGCTGCGGGCCGGAGAACCCTCAGGGGCTGCATCTGGTCTTTTCAACCGATACGAGCGTGCCCGGGCATCCCACAGCGACCGCGCACTTTCAACTCGACCGGCTGCACGAAGGGCCGCCCGGCTACGTCCATGGCGGCATCATCGCTACTCTTCTGGACGAAGCCATGAGCAAGATCAACCGTCCCCTCAACGTGCTCGCCGTCACCCGTCACATGGAGATCGATTATCTTCGTCCCGTGCCGCTTTACCAGAGCCTGACCGTCACCAGCCACCACCTGCATCGCGAAGGCCGCAAGCTCTTCCATCGGGCGGAGATTCTCTCCTCCGACGGAACCACGCTTGCCCGCGGCAAAGGCATCTTCATCGAGCTCGACCGAGCTCTCCTCGCCAGAGCAGGCTTCACCCAGCCGGAAGACTGA
- a CDS encoding alkaline phosphatase family protein, with amino-acid sequence MRTIALGLLLGVMGMVGAQAQQTDDARVVLVMTDGLRWQEVFRGADESLLTAERYFDKREVSSLREKYLAATPQERRQKLMPFLWSTFIPQGQIYGDRDAGSDAYVTNGFNFSYPGYSETLTGHGDPRIDSNDDRPNPNLTVLAWLSKQPGFQGKVAAFGAWHVIANAVNPEKCISCTVNAGYDPMAMSPMTREMKLINDIKANSPRVWEDEAYDAPVFETALEFIRVKKPRVVFLSLGETDEWAHAGNYGEYLESAHRVDGYMKTLWDELQAMPEYKGKTTMIFLVDHGRGPAPEEWRSHGQKVPESKYIFMGFMGRDVSTLGVRSKVPPVTQSQVAATLAKYLGLDWNEQEKQAGRPIADAVK; translated from the coding sequence ATGAGAACGATTGCCTTGGGATTGCTGCTTGGTGTGATGGGGATGGTGGGTGCGCAGGCGCAGCAGACGGACGATGCGCGAGTTGTCCTGGTGATGACCGATGGGCTGCGATGGCAGGAGGTCTTTCGTGGAGCCGATGAGAGCCTGCTGACGGCGGAGCGTTATTTCGACAAGCGCGAGGTGAGCTCGTTGAGAGAGAAGTATCTGGCGGCTACACCGCAAGAGCGGCGGCAGAAGCTGATGCCGTTCCTTTGGAGCACGTTTATTCCGCAAGGGCAGATCTACGGTGATCGCGATGCGGGTTCGGATGCTTATGTGACCAATGGATTCAACTTCTCCTATCCGGGATACAGCGAGACGCTGACAGGTCACGGCGATCCAAGGATTGATTCGAACGACGACAGGCCGAATCCAAACCTGACAGTTCTGGCGTGGCTGTCGAAGCAACCGGGATTTCAGGGAAAGGTTGCGGCTTTCGGGGCGTGGCATGTGATCGCGAATGCGGTCAATCCGGAAAAGTGCATTAGCTGCACGGTCAATGCGGGGTACGATCCGATGGCGATGTCGCCGATGACACGGGAGATGAAGCTCATCAACGACATCAAGGCGAATTCGCCGCGCGTGTGGGAGGATGAGGCGTATGACGCTCCGGTGTTTGAGACGGCGCTGGAATTCATTCGGGTGAAGAAGCCGAGAGTCGTGTTTCTATCTCTGGGGGAAACGGATGAGTGGGCGCATGCAGGGAACTACGGCGAGTACCTGGAGTCGGCGCATCGTGTCGATGGATACATGAAGACCCTGTGGGATGAGTTGCAAGCAATGCCGGAGTACAAAGGAAAGACAACGATGATCTTTCTGGTGGACCACGGGCGCGGACCGGCTCCTGAGGAGTGGAGGTCGCATGGGCAGAAGGTTCCCGAGTCGAAGTACATCTTTATGGGTTTCATGGGGCGCGATGTGTCGACCCTTGGGGTGAGGAGCAAGGTGCCGCCCGTCACCCAGAGCCAGGTGGCGGCTACGTTGGCGAAGTATCTTGGGCTCGATTGGAATGAGCAGGAGAAGCAGGCAGGGAGGCCGATTGCGGATGCAGTGAAGTAG